The Spirochaetota bacterium genome contains the following window.
ATGTAATGCCTATATTCTTTAATTTATGCGCTTTCAATATTGGTAGAGAAATAATATAATCACAGGTTAAGGGTATTGTTGATATCTTTAATTTTAATTGTCCATCTGAGTTGGTGTTAAAAACCTTTTTGGGATATTTATGAAGATTCAGCAGTTTAACATTATGCTTAGCGCAAATATCCTTTATGATATGATATTTTATTACACTTTGTGGCCTCGCATCTAAAGCTGGGCCGTCTCCTACAACCAATTCTCTATCAGATTTTGTTAAAAGGGATAAAACAGCATCCAGCGTTTCAATGTGTGTTGTGGTAGGATATTCCTCTCTGGAAACAATATTTGGCTTTACTAAAATTCGTTTCTTCCACCTTATCTCCTCTTCAAATATATGTAGTATTTCCTCTACAAAGGATTTTCTTTCTATTGTTTTTCTATAATATATTTTCATGATCTACATTATCGTAGTATATAAGGATAGTTGGTAATGACATGGATAAAAAAGGTAATTATTGAAAGAGTCAACAATAATTTAATTGTTAAAAACTGAAGCCCTAGGATATGTTGAAAGTATCTATAGACCTGGAGCTCTTGTCCCATTTCATTGAAGCGATACACTCTCAGTTATTATTAATACATTACATTTCGGGAGCAGGGATAGAAAATCGATAGAATTTTTTTCTATCCTCCTATTTATTAAACATTACACTCATATATTCATAAAGACGACATTTATTACATTCTGCTTCAATACAAATCGATTTCTTTAATCGCAAAGTGAAGGATTGTATGGAATACTGCTTTACGAATTTTCTTAATAATGATCTATATGTTGACAATTCATCAATATCAATAAACATATATTACTGACCAGGAAGCTAAGAAGAATTTGTGCTCATCCATCCTATCTTAAATATTTGATAATAGAGGAAGAGGTCAAATAATTAAACAATACTGCTTAGAATGTCAATGGAGTAATTGATGTGGGATAAAAGAAAAACAATCAGTGACATAAAAAAAATAAACAGAGGAATATATGCAACAGAGGGCACAGAGCAACTTCGCTATTATTCAATGAAATCGTGCATAAGTGTCTATTGGAAATCAACACAAAGAATCCGCAGAAAGAGTGGCAGATGGTTTATTATACTCTTGATAACTGGGACTGTTGTTATGAGTTGCAATTACTTTCGATATAAATATGAGTATACTGGCAATATCGATCTAACGAAATACCCTCAATTGCATGGAAAAAAAATTTTTTTAGATCCTGGGCACGGAGGGAAGGGGGAAACCGATCCTTTTAGAATAGGACCGGATGGCATTAGGGAGGAGGAGACAAATTTAAAGACAGCGTTGATATTAGAGAATATGCTGAAGAGGGCTGGGGCTGTTATCTCAATGAGTCGAAAAAGCGATAAGGATATTCCACTCAGAGAGAGGGTTGATATGGTAAAGGCTATAGGGCCTGATTTACTCATAAGTCTTCATCATAACGGTACT
Protein-coding sequences here:
- a CDS encoding DUF362 domain-containing protein; this encodes MKIYYRKTIERKSFVEEILHIFEEEIRWKKRILVKPNIVSREEYPTTTHIETLDAVLSLLTKSDRELVVGDGPALDARPQSVIKYHIIKDICAKHNVKLLNLHKYPKKVFNTNSDGQLKLKISTIPLTCDYIISLPILKAHKLKNIGITCALKNQFGYLSNFHRLKYHIKHRLINRCIANINYTVRTDLFIVDGIEVLLNANEIRHGGYIAKLGIMFAGKDPVALDSYGFKLLKELGEKKLLNKDPVDIEYISLAQAYDLGNTNYELIEI